The genomic stretch CAGTGGTGTCCCTTGTCAACCGGTGGGGTTTCTTGTCAACCGTTGGTGTCACTTGTCAACCAGTGGTGTCCCTTGTCAACCAGTAGGGTTTCTTGTCATCTGGTGGCATCACTTGTCAACCGATGGCGTCACTTGTCAACTGGTGTTGTCCCTTGTCAACCAACGGGGTTCCTTGTCAACCAGCAGGGTCCCTTGTCAACTGGTGGCGTCCCTTGTCAACCAGTGACATAATTTGTCAACCAGTGGTGTCACTTGTCAACCTGTGTTGTCCCTTGTCAACCGGTGGGGTTGCTTGTCAACCGGTGGTGTCACTTGTCAACCAGTGGGGTCCCTTGTCAACCAGTGGGGTCCCTTGTCATCCGGTGGAGTCCCTTGTCAACCGGTGGTGTCCCTTGTCAACCGCTGTTGTTACTTGTCAACCGACGGGGTTTCTTGTCAACCGGTGTAGCCACTTGTCACCCGCTGTTGTCACTTGTCACCCGTTGTCTCTGCCCATGGGTGGCGCTGCTCGTCTGTTGGCTCGCTCGCTGCTCACCCGGTGGCGCCGCCTGTTGCCCCGGCGCCGCCGCCGTGTGTCACCGCGCCGGTGTCCCCGTGCCGCAGGTTGATCAGCGAGCGGACGGTGGAGGAGAACATCCTGAAGAAAGCCAACCAGAAGCGCATGCTGGGGGACATGGCCATCGAGGGCGGCAACTTCACCACCGCCTACTTCAAGCAGGTGGCTGTGGGGCGCTGGGGGGCAAGGGGGGGGGGACGGAGGGGGCGGGATGTCACCGCGCCGCGCCGCTCTCGTCCTCTTGGTCACCTCCTTTGTCCCCTCCCCTCCGCAGCAAACGATCCGCGAGCTGTTCGACATGGCGCCGGAGAAGGACGGGGACAGGGACAAGGACAAGGACaaggacagggacagggacagggacgggCCCCCCGAGGAAGATGAGGACCCCGTGGCCACGCGGCGCACGCACATCCTCGAGCAGGTCCGGCCCCGTGTCCCCAACCGTGTCCCCAACTGTGTCCCCAGCCGTGTCCTcctgatgtccccatccctgtccccatctgtGTCCTCTTGATGTCCCCAACCGTGTCCCCAActgtgtccccagccctgtccccaaCCGTGTCCCCAGCNNNNNNNNNNNNNNNNNNNNNNNNNNNNNNNNNNNNNNNNNNNNNNNNNNNNNNNNNNNNNNNNNNNNNNNNNNNNNNNNNNNNNNNNNNNNNNNNNNNNNNNNNNNNNNNNNNNNNNNNNNNNNNNNNNNNNNNNNNNNNNNNNNNNNNNNNNNNNNNNNNNNNNNNNNNNNNNNNNNNNNNNNNNNNNNNNNNNNNNNNNNNNNNNNNNNNNNNNNNNNNNNNNNNNNNNNNNNNNNNNNNNNNNNNNNNNNNNNNNNNNNNNNNNNNNNNNNNNNNNNNNNNNNNNNNNNNNNNNNNNNNNNNNNNNNNNNNNNNNNNNNNNNNNNNNNNNNNNNNNNNNNNNNNNNNNNNNNNNNNNNNNNNNNNNNNNNNNNNNNNNNNNNNNNNNNNNNNNNNNNNNNNNNNNNNNNNNNNNNNNNNNNNNNNNNNNNNNNNNNNNNNNNNNNNNNNNNNNNNNNNNNNNNNNNNNNNNNNNNNNNNNNNNNNNNNNNNNNNNNNNNNNNNNNNNNNNNNNNNNNNNNNNNNNNNNNNNNNNNNNNNNNNNNNNNNNNNNNNNNNNNNNNNNNNNNNNNNNNNNNNNNNNNNNNNNNNNNNNNNNNNNNNNNNNNNNNNNNNNNNNNNNNNNNNNNNNNNNNNNNNNNNNNNNNNNNNNNNNNNNNNNNNNNNNNNNNNNNNNNNNNNNNNNNNNNNNNNNNNNNNNNNNNNNNNNNNNNNNNNNNNNNNNNNNNNNNNNNNNNNNNNNNNNNNNNNNNNNNNNNNNNNNNNNNNNNNNNNNNNNNNNNNNNNNNNNNNNNNNNNNNNNNNNNNNNNNNNNNNNNNNNNNNNNNNNNNNNNNNNNNNNNNNNNNNNNNNNNNNNNNNNNNNNNNNNNNNNNNNNNNNNNNNNNNNNNNNNNNNNNNNNNNNNNNNNNNNNNNNNNNNNNNNNNNNNNNNNNNNNNNNNNNNNNNNNNNNNNNNNNNNNNNNNNNNNNNNNNNNNNNNNNNNNNNNNNNNNNNNNNNNNNNNNNNNNNNNNNNNNNNNNNNNNNNNNNNNNNNNNNNNNNNNNNNNNNNNNNNNNNNNNNNNNNNNNNNNNNNNNNNNNNNNNNNNNNNNNNNNNNNNNNNNNNNNNNNNNNNNNNNNNNNNNNNNNNNNNNNNNNNNNNNNNNNNNNNNNNNNNNNNNNNNNNNNNNNNNNNNNNNNNNNNNNNNNNNNNNNNNNNNNNNNNNNNNNNNNNNNNNNNNNNNNNNNNNNNNNNNNNNNNNNNNNNNNNNNNNNNNNNNNNNNNNNNNNNNNNNNNNNNNNNNNNNNNNNNNNNNNNNNNNNNNNNNNNNNNNNNNNNNNNNNNNNNNNNNNNNNNNNNNNNNNNNNNNNNNNNNNNNNNNNNNNNNNNNNNNNNNNNNNNNNNNNNNNNNNNNNNNNNNNNNNNNNNNNNNNNNNNNNNNNNNNNNNNNNNNNNNNNNNNNNNNNNNNNNNNNNNNNNNNNNNNNNNNNNNNNNNNNNNNNNNNNNNNNNNNNNNNNNNNNNNNNNNNNNNNNNNNNNNNNNNNNNNNNNNNNNNNNNNNNNNNNNNNNNNNNNNNNNNNNNNNNNNNNNNNNNNNNNNNNNNNNNNNNNNNNNNNNNNNNNNNNNNNNNNNNNNNNNNNNNNNNNNNNNNNNNNNNNNNNNNNNNNNNNNNNNNNNNNNNNNNNNNNNNNNNNNNNNNNNNNNNNNNNNNNNNNNNNNNNNNNNNNNNNNNNNNNNNNNNNNNNNNNNNNNNNNNNNNNNNNNNNNNNNNNNNNNNNNNNNNNNNNNNNNNNNNNNNNNNNNNNNNNNNNNNNNNNNNNNNNNNNNNNNNNNNNNNNNNNNNNNNNNNNNNNNNNNNNNNNNNNNNNNNNNNNNNNNNNNNNNNNNNNNNNNNNNNNNNNNNNNNNNNNNNNNNNNNNNNNNNNNNNNNNNNNNNNNNNNNNNNNNNNNNNNNNNNNNNNNNNNNNNNNNNNNNNNNNNNNNNNNNNNNNNNNNNNNNNNNNNNNNNNNNNNNNNNNNNNNNNNNNNNNNNNNNNNNNNNNNNNNNNNNNNNNNNNNNNNNNNNNNNNNNNNNNNNNNNNNNNNNNNNNNNNNNNNNNNNNNNNNNNNNNNNNNNNNNNNNNNNNNNNNNNNNNNNNNNNNNNNNNNNNNNNNNNNNNNNNNNNNNNNNNNNNNNNNNNNNNNNNNNNNNNNNNNNNNNNNNNNNNNNNNNNNNNNNNNNNNNNNNNNNNNNNNNNNNNNNNNNNNNNNNNNNNNNNNNNNNNNNNNNNNNNNNNNNNNNNNNNNNNNNNNNNNNNNNNNNNNNNNNNNNNNNNNNNNNNNNNNNNNNNNNNNNNNNNNNNNNNNNNNNNNNNNNNNNNNNNNNNNNNNNNNNNNNNNNNNNNNNNNNNNNNNNNNNNNNNNNNNNNNNNNNNNNNNNNNNNNNNNNNNNNNNNNNNNNNNNNNNNNNNNNNNNNNNNNNNNNNNNNNNNNNNNNNNNNNNNNNNNNNNNNNNNNNNNNNNNNNNNNNNNNNNNNNNNNNNNNNNNNNNNNNNNNNNNNNNNNNNNNNNNNNNNNNNNNNNNNNNNNNNNNNNNNNNNNNNNNNNNNNNNNNNNNNNNNNNNNNNNNNNNNNNNNNNNNNNNNNNNNNNNNNNNNNNNNNNNNNNNNNNNNNNNNNNNNNNNNNNNNNNNNNNNNNNNNNNNNNNNNNNNNNNNNNNNNNNNNNNNNNNNNNNNNNNNNNNNNNNNNNNNNNNNNNNNNNNNNNNNNNNNNNNNNNNNNNNNNNNNNNNNNNNNNNNNNNNNNNNNNNNNNNNNNNNNNNNNNNNNN from Numida meleagris isolate 19003 breed g44 Domestic line unplaced genomic scaffold, NumMel1.0 unplaced_Scaffold888, whole genome shotgun sequence encodes the following:
- the LOC110392060 gene encoding helicase SRCAP-like, whose translation is MERFNADKRIFCFILSTRSGGVGVNLAGADTVIFYDSDWNPTMDAQAQDRCHRIGQTRDVHIYRLISERTVEENILKKANQKRMLGDMAIEGGNFTTAYFKQQTIRELFDMAPEKDGDRDKDKDKDRDRDRDGPPEEDEDPVATRRTHILEQVRPRVPNRVPNCVPSRVLLMSPSLSPSVSS